The uncultured Methanobrevibacter sp. DNA window TTGAAACTTCAAAAGTTAAGTCAACATGATTTACTTCAATAGAGATGTGTTTATTATAATCTGGGAGAATATTTTCTAAAATATTATCTACATTTTTCTTTTTCATTTTTTGGTCTTGTTTTTTATGCATAATCTTTTTATTTGATTTATCTGTTTCATGTGATGAAATATTATGTTTTTCTATTAATTCAACTTTTAATTTTTCTTGTTCATGATGTTGCAAAGATTTATTTTTTTTTAAATTTGTATTTATTTTTTTGTTATTTCTTTCCATCTTAAAACCTCATTGCAACTTTCTTCTCATATTTTTTAAAAATAATCACACCTAATATTAATATGATTGTTGATAATAATAATGAATTTATCATGTTTAATGTATTTGGAATTGTTCCCATATAAACAAAACATCTAAATTGATCTATAATCCAAAATAATGGATTTAAAATCATATATTGATGAAAGGGTTCGGGAATGATGCTCATGGGATAGAATATTGCTGATGCATATAATAACATCATTGAGAATACTGTCCATAAATGAATTATGTCTGTGTAATAAACACAGGTAATTGATAAAATTAATCCTAAACCGATTATCATAAGTGTTAATGAAAATATGGGTATGATTGCAAGAGGTATTGTTATATGAAATTGTGCATGTGTAACAACCATTACTGCAAGCAATAAAATTAAATAAATTATGAATGTAATATATTCCGAAAAAATACCTCCAAGAACAAAAACATACTTTGGCGCGGCAGTTTTTTGCAATATGTTTTTATTTCCTTTAATTGACCTCATTGCTATGGAAATTCCACTATTAAAAAACTCAAAAATACATCGTCCTGATAAAAAGTATACTGGAAAGTTCACAATATTCTTTCCAAATAATGTAGAAAAAATGATTGTAAATAAAATTGTTAGTAATAATGGGTTTAAAATTGTCCATATTACTCCTAAAACTGAATCTTTATATTTTGATAAAAAATTTTTTTTAACCAGTTCACTTAATAAAAAAAGGTCATTTTCTTTAATGAAATTCATAACATAATCACGTACTGTATAATTTATATAAATAAATTTTAGTTAGTACTATTATTTAATAATTTAGTTTTCATATAATGTATTTATTTAAATTTGGTTTTTCATTATACTATTTTTTTTGAATATTTTATTTAACAATTTACTCATTGTCTATATGTTTTTTTGCTTTTTGAGATGCTTCAAGGGGTATTTTTCATTTTTTTATTATTTTCCGATGTTTAATATAATTTATTCTTTCAGAGTTAACTTTGTGTTCATTAGTTATTTTTTTTTAATTTATGCATCTTCTAAAGTTGCTTTTTGCTTTTTTGACTAAAAATCTAAAATCAATTTTGCTGGACACCATTATCTTGACCTTAATTTTCTAAAGGGTTCTGTAAGTTTCCAACTATTTGAAGTCTTCATTTCATTTATTATTTTTTTTAATTGGTCAATTTCTTTTGTTAATATTTCATTTTTTTCATTTAATTCTTTTTTTTCTTCAGTTAAAGCATGTATTGTGGCTTTATTTTTATTTTCTTTTTCTATATATTTTTCTATTTTACTTTTTAATTCTGTGTCTGATTTAGTTAGTTCGTTATTTTTGTTATTTAGGTTAGTATTTTTTTTAGTTAGTTCGTTATTTTTGTTATTTAGGTTAGTATTTTTTTTAGTTAGTTCGTTNNNNNNNNNNNNNNNNNNNNNNNNTAGTATTTTTTTTAGTTAGTTCGTTATTTTTGTTATTTAGGTTAGTATTTTTTTTAGTTAGTTCGTTATTTTTGTTATTGAGGTCATTATTTTCTGATTTTATTTGATTATTATAGTTAGATAGTTCAGAATTTTGTTTAGTTAAATTTTGTTTATCTAAAATGAGTTCTTCAGTGTTATTTGTTAAAACTTTATTATTAATAATTAAATTATTATTATTTTCTTTTAAAGATTCAATAGTATTTTTATATGTTTCATTGGTGTATTCCAATATTTTAATTTGATTATTGTGTTTAGAATTTATTGTTATTAATTTTTGGATTTGATTTTGATAATTTTTATCTGAATTTTTTAATGTTTTTATTTTACTGCTTAATTTGGTGTTTTCGGTATTTAAATTGTTGATTTGTGTTTTATTGTTATTGTTTTCTTTATTTAATTGTGATATTTCGTTTTTTAGGTGGTTGTTTTCATTTGTAATTATATGTATATTATCTTTTAATTTGGTGTTTTCGGTATTTAAATTGTTGATTTGTGTTTTATTGTTATTGTTTTCATTTGTTAAACTTAGTATTTTATTGTTGTATTCTTTATTTGTTTTATTTAATTTTTGTATTTTTGTTTGAAATTTAATGGTTTCATTATCTAATTCATCGAGTTTACTTTGATAAATTTCATTATTCTCTTTTAAATTTTTAATCTGATTTTCTTGCCGAATACTTTTTTTAATTAATTTTCGTGAATAATTCTTAGTTTCATTTAATTCTTTAATTTCTTTTTCAGAATTATTATTAAGTTTTTTAATTTTATTGTTATTTTGAAGAATGATTCTATTATTTTCATGTATTTTTTGACTATATTCTGTATTTTTCTTCTTTAAC harbors:
- a CDS encoding class I SAM-dependent methyltransferase, which encodes MNRFWEIIINPIFNKIKPKVIVEVGSDVGLNTEKILNYCEHENNAKLISIDPSPSYDIGAIKEKYGSKFIPIKDISLNSLKIIEKYDIILIDGDHNWYTVYNELKIIETKFDQKNFPIIILHDTSWPYGRRDLYYNPKTIPSEYLNEYKRLGMMPNKKELLKYGGANVNLNNATIENTPKNGVLTAIEDFLKQTNLNLNFYKINGFNGLGIIFPENNSFKNFIEKIVYDSDIGEIVEKCYLERIIDQNITLNSQKNQINQLKKKNTEYSQKIHENNRIILQNNNKIKKLNNNSEKEIKELNETKNYSRKLIKKSIRQENQIKNLKENNEIYQSKLDELDNETIKFQTKIQKLNKTNKEYNNKILSLTNENNNNKTQINNLNTENTKLKDNIHIITNENNHLKNEISQLNKENNNNKTQINNLNTENTKLSSKIKTLKNSDKNYQNQIQKLITINSKHNNQIKILEYTNETYKNTIESLKENNNNLIINNKVLTNNTEELILDKQNLTKQNSELSNYNNQIKSENNDLNNKNNELTKKNTNLNNKNNELTKKNT
- a CDS encoding ABC transporter permease, which codes for MNFIKENDLFLLSELVKKNFLSKYKDSVLGVIWTILNPLLLTILFTIIFSTLFGKNIVNFPVYFLSGRCIFEFFNSGISIAMRSIKGNKNILQKTAAPKYVFVLGGIFSEYITFIIYLILLLAVMVVTHAQFHITIPLAIIPIFSLTLMIIGLGLILSITCVYYTDIIHLWTVFSMMLLYASAIFYPMSIIPEPFHQYMILNPLFWIIDQFRCFVYMGTIPNTLNMINSLLLSTIILILGVIIFKKYEKKVAMRF